One genomic window of Bacillota bacterium includes the following:
- a CDS encoding carbon-nitrogen hydrolase family protein: protein MMARYVTISALGPKPYLLDLDLDYNTAVERMIDHWNRQFSDVLPDKPDIIITHEACDRSPLYSMERRLEYYKVRGNRVRDFMREIASVHNCYIAYSAAREMADGTWRNSTQIIDRNGNIAGIYNKNHVVITETTKGGILCGKDAPIIECDFGRIACAICFDLNFEELRQKYEKEKPDLIVFSSMYHGGFMQNYWAYSCRAHFAGAVSGLPCTIISPVGELIASSTNYFSFVTATVNLDCKVIHLDWNWDKLRAAKQKYGSKFKISDPGFLGAVLISSESDDFSIDDIVKEFEFELLDDYFARSLAHRHSNIEP, encoded by the coding sequence ATGATGGCAAGGTATGTAACAATTAGCGCATTAGGGCCAAAACCTTATTTACTCGATCTCGACCTGGATTATAATACAGCAGTAGAAAGAATGATTGATCACTGGAATAGACAATTTTCTGATGTGCTTCCTGATAAACCTGACATTATAATTACACATGAAGCATGTGACCGTTCACCGCTTTATTCCATGGAAAGAAGATTGGAGTATTACAAAGTGAGAGGAAATCGGGTAAGAGATTTTATGAGGGAGATTGCATCAGTTCATAACTGTTATATAGCATATTCTGCTGCGAGAGAAATGGCTGATGGTACCTGGAGAAATTCTACGCAAATTATTGATAGAAATGGGAATATTGCAGGTATATATAATAAAAATCATGTGGTAATAACAGAAACAACAAAAGGTGGTATACTTTGTGGTAAGGATGCACCAATAATTGAGTGTGATTTTGGCCGTATTGCATGTGCAATTTGTTTTGACCTTAATTTTGAAGAATTGCGGCAAAAATATGAGAAGGAAAAACCTGATCTTATAGTATTTTCGTCAATGTATCATGGTGGATTTATGCAAAATTATTGGGCATATTCATGCAGGGCCCATTTTGCAGGGGCAGTATCAGGTTTGCCGTGTACAATAATATCACCCGTGGGTGAGCTCATAGCTTCAAGCACAAATTACTTCAGTTTTGTAACAGCTACTGTAAATCTTGATTGCAAGGTGATTCATCTTGACTGGAACTGGGATAAGCTAAGAGCAGCAAAACAAAAATATGGCAGTAAGTTTAAAATAAGTGATCCGGGTTTTTTAGGAGCGGTGCTGATTTCAAGTGAATCTGACGATTTCTCTATAGATGATATTGTAAAAGAATTTGAGTTTGAGTTATTGGATGATTATTTTGCAAGGTCTTTAGCTCACAGACATTCAAACATTGAACCCTGA
- a CDS encoding sugar ABC transporter permease, with product MKSTNPSANIKTWRKQLIRDVMRDWELYLLLIPTLVYFIVMKYGPMYGVQIAFKNFNGALGITGSPWVGLRHFKSFFDSYYFWPLIRNTVVLSVYSLIAGFPMPIILALMLNEVKNSKYKRTVQTVTYAPHFISTVVLVGMLITFLSPSTGIINHLRKALGFEVRNYIAEPALFRHLYVWSGIWQNTGWNSIIYLAALSSIDPQLHEAAIIDGASRWQRIWNINIPGILPTIVILFILSTGSIMNVGFEKAFLMQNPMNMETSDVISTYVYRRGLISAEYSFSAAIGLFNSVINFIMLVMVNKLAKKLGETSVW from the coding sequence ATGAAATCAACCAATCCAAGTGCAAACATCAAAACCTGGAGGAAACAACTTATTAGAGATGTAATGCGGGATTGGGAGTTATATCTATTGCTTATACCTACATTGGTATATTTTATTGTTATGAAATATGGACCCATGTATGGTGTGCAAATTGCTTTCAAGAATTTTAATGGAGCATTAGGAATAACAGGTAGTCCGTGGGTGGGACTGAGGCATTTTAAATCGTTTTTTGATTCATATTATTTCTGGCCTCTTATCAGAAATACAGTGGTGCTTTCTGTTTACTCTCTTATAGCTGGTTTTCCTATGCCAATAATTTTAGCTCTTATGCTTAATGAAGTAAAAAACAGTAAGTATAAGAGAACTGTACAAACAGTTACATATGCACCTCACTTTATATCAACCGTCGTATTAGTAGGTATGTTAATAACGTTTCTATCTCCAAGTACTGGTATTATTAATCATCTTAGAAAAGCTTTAGGGTTCGAAGTCAGAAATTATATTGCTGAACCTGCATTGTTTCGGCATCTCTATGTATGGTCAGGTATATGGCAAAATACGGGATGGAATTCTATAATATATCTTGCAGCATTAAGTTCTATAGATCCACAGCTGCACGAAGCAGCTATAATAGATGGCGCTTCAAGGTGGCAGAGAATATGGAATATTAATATACCTGGTATACTCCCAACAATTGTTATTCTATTTATACTCAGCACTGGTTCAATTATGAATGTAGGATTTGAAAAAGCATTTCTTATGCAAAATCCTATGAATATGGAAACTTCAGATGTTATATCAACTTATGTATATAGAAGAGGACTTATTAGCGCAGAGTATAGTTTTTCTGCAGCCATTGGCCTTTTTAACTCGGTGATAAACTTTATTATGTTAGTAATGGTAAATAAGCTAGCAAAAAAACTGGGCGAAACAAGCGTTTGGTAA
- a CDS encoding carbohydrate ABC transporter permease, translating to MVLYPLYFVLIASISDPDLVNTGKVVLIPKKITFMGYVRVFQDGEILTGYRNTIFYAITGTLINLFMTLTSAFVLSKKRLRGRTFFTFLFAFTMFFSGGLIPTYLLIKKLGMLNKIWALLIPNAVSMYNIVVARTFFANSVPVEIEESAMIDGCNTTYTFVKIVLPLSKALIAVLALFYGIGHWNSFFDALIYITNRKLYPLQLILREILIQNELKTAMMDVMAVGDDVISMQMKIASMIKYSVIIVSSLPVLIIYPFLQKYFTQGIMLGALKG from the coding sequence ATGGTTTTATATCCTCTTTACTTTGTGCTTATTGCTTCTATAAGTGACCCAGACTTAGTAAATACTGGGAAGGTAGTACTTATTCCAAAGAAAATAACATTTATGGGTTATGTAAGAGTATTTCAGGATGGTGAAATACTTACAGGATATAGAAATACTATATTTTATGCAATAACAGGCACATTAATTAATTTGTTTATGACACTTACAAGCGCTTTTGTATTGTCCAAGAAACGATTAAGAGGAAGAACCTTTTTTACATTTTTGTTTGCTTTTACGATGTTTTTCAGCGGCGGGCTTATTCCTACTTATTTGTTGATTAAAAAACTAGGAATGCTTAATAAAATATGGGCTCTTCTTATACCGAATGCAGTTAGTATGTATAACATAGTTGTAGCAAGGACATTTTTTGCAAACAGTGTGCCAGTAGAAATTGAAGAGTCGGCAATGATTGATGGTTGCAACACTACATATACGTTTGTGAAGATTGTTTTGCCATTATCCAAGGCCCTTATTGCAGTATTAGCGTTGTTTTATGGAATTGGACACTGGAATTCTTTTTTTGACGCTTTAATTTATATAACTAATAGAAAACTTTACCCGCTTCAATTAATTCTTAGAGAAATACTAATCCAAAATGAATTGAAAACTGCCATGATGGATGTTATGGCCGTGGGTGACGATGTAATAAGTATGCAAATGAAAATAGCAAGCATGATAAAGTATTCTGTAATTATTGTGTCTTCATTACCTGTATTGATTATATATCCTTTTCTTCAAAAATATTTTACTCAGGGAATTATGCTTGGAGCTTTAAAAGGATAA